One Leptolyngbya ohadii IS1 genomic window carries:
- a CDS encoding glycosyltransferase family 2 protein: MVKISIITPSYNQGQFIADAIQSVNSQEYPDKEHIIVDAQSTDETLDVIKRYAHLSHLKWISEPDKGQSDAINKGFKMATGDIVAWLNADDYYLPETFSKVAQVFTEFPKTDVIYGDTLMVDQDKKSLKIKKDHRFDYGVLLYYGCYIQSTTTFFRKSIIDADHLIDISYKLCMDYEYFVRLSSLGYQFSYLPSTLAAFRWHKTNFSVLYPQRRREETIKIKHQYGYKVTNNLRLQTLLHDVTYFYFLAKRQALKQIRL, from the coding sequence ATGGTTAAGATCAGTATCATTACTCCTTCCTACAATCAAGGTCAATTTATTGCTGATGCGATTCAAAGTGTCAATAGCCAGGAATATCCTGACAAGGAACATATAATTGTTGATGCTCAGAGTACAGATGAAACTTTAGATGTTATCAAACGCTACGCTCATCTCTCACACTTGAAGTGGATTTCTGAACCAGACAAAGGACAATCAGACGCAATTAATAAAGGCTTCAAAATGGCGACTGGGGATATAGTTGCCTGGTTAAACGCGGATGACTACTACCTCCCTGAAACCTTCTCTAAAGTGGCGCAGGTTTTTACAGAATTCCCCAAGACAGATGTCATATATGGCGACACACTAATGGTTGATCAAGACAAAAAGTCCTTAAAGATCAAGAAAGATCATCGTTTTGACTACGGGGTTTTACTTTACTACGGTTGCTATATTCAATCGACCACCACTTTTTTCAGAAAATCAATTATCGATGCAGATCATTTAATTGATATTTCTTACAAATTGTGTATGGACTATGAATATTTTGTTCGCCTCTCAAGCCTAGGCTATCAATTCAGCTATCTACCCAGTACACTTGCAGCTTTTAGATGGCATAAAACAAACTTCAGCGTTCTCTATCCACAAAGACGTCGAGAGGAAACTATAAAAATTAAACACCAGTATGGTTACAAAGTTACTAACAATCTTCGCCTTCAAACGCTTCTGCATGACGTAACTTACTTCTATTTCCTTGCAAAGCGTCAAGCACTCAAGCAAATTAGACTTTAG
- a CDS encoding glycosyltransferase family 4 protein: MRVLILHNRYRITSGEEAVVRAEQALLEARGHAVEVLEVDNSEIDGTLGKVKTAINVIYSQSSKKLVGDAISKFKPEVVHVHNFFPLLSPSVYFACNEAGIPIVQTLHNYRVLCAIASFYRDGRICEDCLGQPFGWSGVIHKCYRGSSIGSAAVSAMSSIHRWIGTWKERVDAYICLTEFSRQKFVQGGIPADKLFVKPNFVYPPSLSSEKSIDLDQNPYAVYVGRLYQEKGIGTLLEAWKRLDGKIKLKIVGDGPLAQQVKEETQYVSNVELLGKQPPELVNQLMANAQFVVVPSEWYETFGLVVIESFSVGTPVIASKIGALAELIDDGRNGLHFSPGDAEDLAVKIKWVLDNPDKLARMRQSSYNEFKVKYDAERNYEKLIGIYQNAINSKGRIRDV, translated from the coding sequence ATGCGTGTTCTGATATTACATAATCGTTATCGTATTACCAGTGGTGAAGAAGCTGTTGTTAGAGCAGAACAGGCTCTACTTGAAGCGAGGGGTCATGCAGTAGAGGTTTTAGAGGTTGATAATAGCGAGATTGACGGAACATTAGGAAAAGTAAAGACTGCAATAAACGTAATCTATTCACAAAGCTCCAAGAAACTTGTGGGAGACGCCATTTCGAAATTCAAGCCCGAGGTTGTACACGTTCACAATTTTTTTCCACTTCTGTCTCCTTCCGTATATTTTGCTTGTAATGAGGCAGGTATTCCTATAGTCCAAACTCTGCACAATTATCGAGTTCTGTGTGCAATTGCTTCGTTCTATCGAGATGGACGCATTTGTGAAGACTGTTTAGGACAACCCTTTGGATGGTCAGGTGTAATCCACAAATGTTATCGGGGCAGCAGTATTGGCTCAGCTGCTGTATCCGCGATGTCCTCTATCCATCGCTGGATTGGAACTTGGAAAGAACGCGTGGATGCGTATATATGTCTAACTGAATTTTCTCGCCAAAAATTTGTTCAAGGGGGAATACCAGCCGATAAGCTTTTTGTAAAGCCTAATTTTGTTTATCCGCCTTCACTATCTAGTGAGAAATCAATCGACTTAGACCAGAACCCTTATGCTGTTTACGTTGGGCGTCTCTATCAAGAAAAGGGAATTGGCACATTGCTAGAGGCTTGGAAACGGCTAGACGGAAAAATAAAGCTGAAGATCGTGGGAGATGGACCTCTTGCTCAACAAGTGAAGGAAGAAACACAGTATGTTTCAAATGTTGAGTTACTGGGCAAGCAACCTCCTGAGCTGGTAAACCAGCTGATGGCAAATGCTCAATTTGTTGTTGTACCTTCGGAATGGTATGAAACCTTTGGGCTGGTCGTTATCGAATCTTTTTCGGTTGGAACTCCCGTCATAGCTTCTAAAATTGGTGCTCTCGCGGAGCTTATTGATGATGGTCGTAATGGATTGCATTTCTCTCCAGGAGACGCAGAAGACCTAGCTGTAAAAATTAAGTGGGTCTTGGATAACCCTGACAAACTCGCTCGCATGCGACAAAGCTCCTATAACGAATTTAAGGTGAAGTATGATGCTGAAAGGAACTATGAAAAATTAATAGGTATTTACCAAAATGCTATAAACTCAAAGGGAAGAATTAGAGATGTTTAG
- a CDS encoding GH39 family glycosyl hydrolase: MLKHRRAVLLSILVFLPPLLVGFMFGYPPIKQQLKNVRQQINERSLAGVQLKPPSKPIPNTLFSLHALNFQYGATWPTIPFGSWRSWDAAGTWAFVEKNKGEWNFQLLDQYISLAEESKAEVVLVLGLTPRWASARPDEDSPYQAGAAAEPKRIEDWRNYVRQIAMRYKDRVRYYEIWNEPNSQKFYSGSVKQLVDLSREAYQILKSIDPSIKVISPAMSPCCDSFKFLDNYLAEGGGNYADIIGYHFYVAPAKPEAMLPSIEQVKNLMIKHGLSNKPLWNTETGWRIQNRDINLEDELWAGAALSMDEASAYVARAYIISWAAGVERLYWYAWGHRSMGFTDYDGRTPKPVANAFAEVQKWLIGSVLTSCQSDEEGIWICEVRRDRDTVARIIWNSINNTDFDIPAEWNIQQVKTLNGRSYKLSSSVIQISPLPLLLEN; the protein is encoded by the coding sequence ATGCTTAAACATCGCCGAGCAGTTTTGCTGAGTATTTTGGTCTTTCTTCCGCCACTTCTAGTTGGCTTTATGTTCGGCTATCCTCCTATCAAGCAGCAACTTAAAAATGTAAGGCAGCAGATAAATGAACGATCGCTGGCAGGAGTACAACTTAAACCACCTAGCAAGCCGATTCCAAATACCCTATTCTCACTCCACGCCTTAAACTTTCAATACGGTGCAACGTGGCCCACAATTCCTTTTGGTTCGTGGCGCTCCTGGGATGCTGCCGGAACATGGGCATTTGTAGAAAAGAACAAGGGAGAATGGAACTTCCAGTTATTAGATCAATACATATCGCTTGCAGAGGAAAGTAAGGCGGAAGTCGTGCTAGTACTCGGGTTAACTCCTCGTTGGGCTTCGGCTCGACCCGATGAAGACTCTCCTTATCAAGCAGGAGCCGCTGCTGAACCTAAGCGGATTGAAGACTGGCGAAATTATGTTCGACAGATTGCCATGCGGTATAAGGACCGAGTGCGATATTACGAGATTTGGAATGAACCTAATTCTCAAAAATTCTATTCGGGTTCCGTGAAGCAACTTGTCGATTTGAGTAGGGAAGCTTACCAAATACTGAAGTCGATTGATCCATCAATCAAAGTCATTTCTCCGGCAATGTCTCCCTGCTGTGATTCTTTCAAATTTTTAGATAATTATCTGGCAGAGGGGGGTGGAAATTATGCTGATATTATTGGTTATCATTTTTATGTTGCTCCCGCCAAACCCGAAGCAATGCTCCCCAGTATTGAACAGGTGAAGAACCTGATGATAAAGCACGGCTTATCTAATAAACCGCTTTGGAATACAGAAACTGGGTGGCGAATTCAAAATCGAGATATCAATCTTGAGGATGAATTGTGGGCGGGCGCAGCACTATCAATGGATGAAGCCTCAGCGTATGTGGCGCGAGCATACATCATTTCCTGGGCGGCAGGTGTTGAGCGACTTTATTGGTATGCTTGGGGACATCGAAGTATGGGATTTACCGACTACGATGGTAGGACACCCAAGCCAGTTGCGAATGCTTTTGCTGAAGTGCAGAAATGGTTGATCGGCTCTGTTTTAACTTCCTGCCAATCCGATGAGGAGGGTATTTGGATCTGTGAGGTGAGAAGAGACAGGGATACTGTTGCTCGAATCATATGGAACTCTATAAACAATACTGATTTTGATATTCCTGCTGAATGGAACATTCAGCAAGTTAAAACACTGAACGGAAGAAGTTACAAGCTGTCATCTTCTGTGATACAAATTAGTCCCCTACCTCTTCTACTGGAGAATTAG
- a CDS encoding O-antigen ligase family protein, with translation MNTNLSKEKGSRSPSNLFINISNVAFWFWFYLGISPALTYLLFRSMPTVAGPVTAVVTGIFAFLLGLGGVFGNRQEFRRIISVLPVKLVVLYSVWAGITVLWTGAPKPIAFVYWLILALQQYTVVRVLSCNSREEASFSCLKGFTLGSFFFALVPLIAQETDNEGRLGNEEFLHPNTIGHQLALAGLSSIYLILQSKGGLRQRLPYILILVVQLFTLLRSLSKTSIFCFLLASTVYIIRSKISLKKKLLITTVAGGIVALSSTMLLGYLDRYLNEQQGGEALTTATGRSSIWEMTWDYIQQNSILGYGFQSYRYTAPQIIGVRLVHAHNDVLNIWYTLGGIGLSLAILTYLSYTFCWIRAAKRRSPQEALGLALLLYSLIRGLTEATVDDLMTYSTPLMLLIAQWMALSKPTSMKNTS, from the coding sequence ATGAATACTAATCTTTCCAAGGAGAAGGGGTCTCGTAGTCCCAGTAATTTATTTATTAATATTTCGAACGTTGCATTCTGGTTTTGGTTCTACCTTGGTATTTCCCCTGCTTTAACCTACTTGCTTTTTAGAAGTATGCCTACGGTCGCAGGACCGGTAACGGCAGTTGTTACAGGAATTTTTGCCTTTTTACTTGGATTAGGAGGTGTATTCGGCAACAGACAGGAATTTAGGAGAATAATAAGTGTCCTGCCTGTTAAATTAGTTGTACTCTATTCTGTCTGGGCTGGAATTACCGTCCTTTGGACAGGAGCGCCGAAACCTATTGCTTTCGTTTACTGGCTCATTCTGGCTTTACAGCAATACACTGTCGTCCGAGTTCTCTCCTGTAACTCCAGAGAAGAAGCTTCCTTCAGTTGTCTTAAAGGTTTTACCTTAGGCAGCTTTTTTTTCGCGCTAGTTCCCCTAATTGCTCAAGAAACCGATAATGAAGGGCGACTAGGAAACGAAGAATTTCTTCACCCAAATACAATTGGGCATCAGCTGGCATTGGCGGGCTTGTCCAGCATCTATTTAATCTTGCAGTCAAAAGGCGGACTGCGTCAGCGATTGCCATATATTTTAATTCTTGTTGTACAGCTCTTTACTCTTCTTAGAAGTTTAAGTAAAACATCTATCTTTTGTTTTTTACTTGCCTCAACTGTCTACATAATTCGAAGTAAAATTAGTCTAAAGAAAAAGTTACTTATCACAACAGTCGCTGGTGGAATTGTTGCTCTTTCATCAACCATGCTGTTGGGCTATTTAGATAGATACTTGAATGAGCAACAGGGAGGAGAAGCACTGACGACTGCTACGGGCAGAAGTTCAATTTGGGAAATGACTTGGGATTACATTCAGCAGAATTCTATTTTGGGGTACGGTTTTCAATCCTACCGATATACAGCACCTCAGATCATTGGTGTTCGCTTAGTTCATGCCCATAATGACGTACTTAATATTTGGTACACCTTAGGGGGAATCGGGTTAAGTCTCGCCATTCTTACCTATCTAAGCTATACCTTCTGTTGGATTCGTGCGGCAAAAAGGAGATCTCCTCAGGAAGCTCTAGGTTTAGCCTTGCTTCTCTATTCACTAATCCGTGGATTGACAGAAGCAACTGTAGACGATTTGATGACCTACTCCACACCTCTCATGCTCTTGATCGCGCAGTGGATGGCGTTGAGTAAGCCAACTTCAATGAAAAACACTAGCTAG
- a CDS encoding oligosaccharide flippase family protein encodes MISVLKQWLDRVGSVKWALADQIVVSALNFITGILLARFLGIEAYGSFVLSYSALLYANTLQQALIIAPMLSIAPQLSGFDQSKYLRGMLSSQIALSTVLCTLIFIAANTVSYFVHSESFSSSLPLSLSILFFQLQDWLRRYYFVTRKSADAFINDLTSYGGQVLVLIILFNTNTLGTNSAFWAIAATSAFAFITGIFFESLYPLRQQVLKTFQKNWKSGFNLFLAGQINWLGSQGILVLSGLILGPQALGGLRAAQNITGPFNILFQGMENFVPIKASQRYAQSQLRGLSQFLFNFSLLGGIAIIIPCILISIFSRNLMVLAYGSEYLEYSYLVIWQLVISLLVFLCFQAFYFFRTINETHQIVFGSIISSSISVISTLILGPIVGVTGVMIATLFGQFGYIIYFTFVILRYLRNAGVKIM; translated from the coding sequence ATGATTAGTGTATTAAAGCAATGGCTAGATCGAGTTGGATCAGTTAAGTGGGCATTAGCTGATCAGATAGTTGTGAGTGCATTAAACTTTATAACTGGAATCCTTTTAGCACGTTTTTTAGGAATCGAAGCCTATGGAAGTTTTGTCCTGAGTTATTCTGCTCTGTTGTATGCAAATACTTTACAGCAGGCATTAATTATTGCACCAATGTTGAGTATTGCACCACAATTAAGTGGATTTGACCAGAGCAAGTACTTAAGAGGAATGTTATCATCCCAAATTGCCTTGAGTACTGTCCTATGTACACTGATTTTTATTGCAGCAAACACAGTCAGTTATTTTGTCCATTCAGAGAGCTTCTCCTCGAGCCTTCCTCTGTCGCTCAGTATTCTTTTCTTCCAGTTGCAGGATTGGCTCAGGCGTTATTACTTCGTCACTCGCAAATCCGCTGATGCTTTTATTAATGATCTCACCAGCTATGGTGGGCAAGTCCTGGTATTGATTATTCTCTTTAACACAAATACTTTAGGAACGAACTCAGCTTTCTGGGCAATTGCCGCAACTTCTGCTTTTGCTTTCATCACTGGAATTTTTTTCGAGAGTCTCTACCCACTCCGGCAGCAAGTTCTAAAAACTTTCCAGAAGAATTGGAAGTCTGGATTTAACCTATTCCTCGCGGGTCAAATTAATTGGCTAGGATCACAGGGAATTTTAGTATTAAGTGGTTTGATTCTTGGACCTCAAGCTTTGGGCGGACTGAGAGCTGCCCAGAATATTACTGGACCGTTCAATATTCTATTTCAAGGAATGGAAAACTTCGTCCCGATTAAAGCTTCTCAGCGATACGCACAAAGTCAGCTTCGAGGACTTAGCCAATTTCTGTTTAATTTTAGCCTCTTGGGTGGAATTGCCATAATAATTCCATGCATTCTTATTTCTATCTTCTCAAGAAATCTTATGGTATTGGCTTACGGTAGTGAATATTTAGAGTACTCATATCTGGTGATATGGCAACTTGTCATAAGCTTGCTTGTATTCTTATGCTTTCAGGCTTTTTACTTCTTCAGAACAATTAACGAAACTCACCAGATTGTGTTTGGAAGTATCATTTCTTCTTCTATATCGGTAATTTCAACTTTAATTTTAGGTCCAATAGTTGGTGTTACGGGAGTTATGATTGCTACTTTATTTGGTCAATTTGGCTATATTATCTACTTCACTTTTGTGATACTCAGATATTTGAGAAATGCTGGAGTTAAAATCATGTAA
- a CDS encoding GumC family protein codes for MVPENHSDGIDLQQYWMTLRRHWLAAGLVFSATVAMCATITLLQKPTYRAGGQLLLKVDPLSRLTGVISPEIESEIADAAEVSTEAEVVQSIPFIQSVISSLNLVDESGKALTVEAFRQKLDVKTVRGTSTIRIAFEASNPKEAAEVVNKLLNLYLERNKLNNRAEATAAREFIEKQLPETLFRVQQTSAALKQFKQQNQFVAADDEAKAFSTTLQKLQENINATQAALSNSRARTISLQNQLNIDPSQAIILGSLSQAPGVQKPLEQLQDIQDQLAVARVRYRESAPLIISLRQKEEELRKLLQQRMSEVIGEQVSFQGGEIQIGALRENLIQELIKSEVDRYAFENQLATLTNQYSAQRQRAVILADLEQTQRQLALNLDAAQSTYETLLKRLQEVRLAENQNIGNAQIIESALVPEKPVSPKKLLNLIAGSAIGVILGILTAFILDYRDNTIKTSSDAKAIFRFPTLGVIPDFGKSSGSLRKNGRRNSFNIPVRDNPQSFISEIYRMIFTNLRHFHAGQNVKVVAVTSSIAGEGKSTLAANLALAASEACNKTLLIDADLRRSSQHTMWGITSSFGLADVLSGQVELQEAVQRVKELDILPAGNLSSNSLALLTSQRMRHLIQALTQSYDFVVIDTPPLLVSADTSVIGKATDGILMVVRPGVIARQNAASAQELLQQSGQRVLGQVVNAADLAMEADNQPYYNQDYYEVGQSLLKNQEKFNVNNF; via the coding sequence ATGGTCCCCGAAAACCACTCAGATGGCATTGATCTTCAACAGTACTGGATGACCTTGAGACGGCACTGGTTAGCTGCTGGTCTTGTTTTCAGTGCTACTGTCGCCATGTGTGCAACGATAACGTTGTTACAAAAACCGACTTACCGGGCAGGGGGACAGCTTTTGCTTAAAGTTGATCCCCTTTCTCGCCTAACCGGCGTTATTTCACCGGAAATAGAATCTGAAATCGCCGACGCGGCTGAAGTTAGTACAGAAGCTGAGGTTGTTCAATCAATTCCATTTATTCAGTCTGTTATTTCTTCTCTCAATTTAGTGGACGAGTCGGGTAAGGCTTTGACGGTTGAAGCGTTCAGGCAGAAGCTGGATGTCAAGACTGTACGAGGTACTAGCACTATCAGGATTGCGTTTGAAGCTAGCAATCCCAAAGAGGCAGCAGAGGTAGTCAATAAGTTATTAAACCTTTATCTAGAACGCAATAAATTAAATAATCGAGCTGAAGCCACAGCAGCAAGGGAGTTTATTGAAAAGCAGTTACCCGAGACACTGTTCCGTGTTCAACAGACATCAGCAGCACTTAAGCAGTTTAAGCAGCAAAACCAATTTGTTGCTGCGGATGATGAAGCGAAAGCTTTTTCTACTACTTTGCAGAAGCTCCAAGAAAATATTAACGCAACACAAGCAGCATTATCTAATTCGCGAGCACGCACTATTTCTTTGCAGAATCAGCTGAACATAGATCCGAGTCAAGCTATAATCTTAGGCTCTCTAAGCCAAGCACCGGGAGTACAAAAGCCCCTTGAGCAATTGCAAGACATCCAAGACCAATTGGCTGTAGCCCGTGTTCGGTATCGAGAGAGTGCTCCCTTGATTATCTCTTTGAGGCAGAAAGAGGAGGAACTGCGAAAGTTGCTTCAACAGAGAATGAGTGAGGTGATCGGAGAGCAAGTAAGCTTCCAGGGCGGGGAAATTCAAATTGGAGCATTGCGTGAAAATCTGATTCAAGAACTTATTAAATCTGAAGTGGACCGTTATGCTTTTGAAAATCAGCTTGCTACTTTGACCAATCAATATTCTGCACAAAGACAACGAGCAGTTATTCTAGCCGACCTAGAGCAAACTCAGAGACAGTTAGCACTGAATCTGGATGCTGCTCAATCAACCTATGAAACATTGCTCAAGAGGCTGCAAGAAGTCAGGCTGGCTGAAAATCAGAATATTGGAAATGCCCAGATTATCGAATCTGCATTAGTTCCAGAAAAACCTGTTTCCCCCAAGAAGCTGCTCAATCTGATAGCAGGTTCTGCCATCGGCGTCATCTTGGGAATTTTGACTGCATTCATTCTTGACTATAGAGATAACACGATAAAAACCAGTAGTGATGCTAAGGCAATCTTTAGATTTCCCACACTTGGCGTCATTCCAGATTTTGGTAAGTCTTCTGGTTCATTACGGAAAAATGGAAGGAGAAACTCCTTTAATATTCCTGTCCGAGATAATCCGCAATCTTTTATTAGCGAAATCTACCGCATGATTTTCACTAATTTAAGGCATTTTCATGCTGGGCAGAACGTAAAGGTTGTTGCCGTTACAAGTTCTATCGCGGGGGAAGGAAAATCTACTCTGGCAGCTAATCTGGCGCTCGCTGCATCTGAGGCTTGCAATAAAACTTTGTTAATTGATGCTGACCTGCGTCGCTCTAGTCAGCACACGATGTGGGGTATTACCAGTAGTTTTGGGTTAGCTGATGTATTGTCTGGTCAAGTAGAACTACAAGAAGCAGTTCAGCGTGTAAAGGAGCTAGATATCTTACCGGCAGGAAATTTGTCCTCAAACTCGCTAGCTCTACTGACATCTCAAAGAATGCGGCACCTAATTCAAGCTCTTACCCAGTCTTATGATTTTGTGGTCATTGATACACCACCACTGTTAGTTAGTGCAGATACATCAGTTATCGGAAAAGCTACCGATGGCATTTTGATGGTTGTTCGCCCCGGAGTAATTGCTCGCCAGAACGCTGCTAGTGCGCAGGAATTGCTTCAACAGTCAGGGCAGCGAGTTTTAGGACAAGTTGTGAATGCTGCCGATTTAGCGATGGAGGCTGATAATCAACCTTATTACAACCAAGATTATTACGAAGTTGGACAGAGTCTGTTGAAAAACCAAGAGAAGTTTAACGTTAACAACTTTTAG
- a CDS encoding WecB/TagA/CpsF family glycosyltransferase has translation MVLESGVSRKVIGFSVTALPFDEQVSIILDWAKDWSSKFVCIANVHMLVEAYRNPSFASVLNTSDLVTPDGMPLVWMLRSMGVKNQDRVAGLDVMLALCKRASEKNIGVFFLGSDGSTLEKMRAKLEQEFPSLTILGMEPLPFRPLSEEEDEAVIQKLNSSKCGLVFVSLGCPKQEVWMAQHRGKVQAVMLGLGGAFPVYAGIYKRAPYFIRSLGLEWLYRLIQEPRRLWRRYGITIPIFLWLAIMQLLTFKRTPSVRA, from the coding sequence ATGGTTTTAGAAAGCGGCGTTTCGAGGAAGGTAATTGGATTCTCTGTTACGGCACTTCCGTTTGATGAGCAAGTATCGATCATTCTAGATTGGGCAAAGGACTGGAGTAGCAAATTTGTATGTATCGCTAACGTCCACATGTTGGTTGAAGCATATCGCAATCCCAGCTTTGCTTCCGTGCTCAATACATCAGATCTTGTTACTCCAGACGGCATGCCTCTTGTCTGGATGCTTCGATCGATGGGTGTTAAAAATCAGGATCGAGTCGCTGGATTAGATGTTATGTTAGCCTTATGCAAACGAGCATCTGAAAAGAATATTGGTGTTTTCTTTTTAGGCTCTGATGGTTCAACCTTAGAGAAGATGCGTGCTAAGTTAGAGCAAGAATTTCCATCTCTCACTATTTTAGGAATGGAACCTCTACCTTTCCGCCCTCTATCTGAAGAGGAAGATGAAGCAGTCATTCAGAAGCTGAATAGCAGTAAATGTGGATTGGTATTTGTTTCACTTGGATGTCCGAAACAAGAAGTCTGGATGGCACAACATAGAGGAAAGGTTCAGGCAGTTATGCTTGGACTTGGCGGTGCTTTTCCAGTTTACGCAGGGATTTACAAACGTGCTCCTTATTTTATTCGTTCGCTGGGTCTTGAGTGGCTTTATCGATTGATTCAGGAACCCCGAAGGCTTTGGAGGCGCTATGGGATCACCATCCCTATCTTTCTATGGTTAGCAATTATGCAACTTCTTACTTTTAAGCGGACACCATCAGTGAGGGCGTGA